The Corynebacterium pseudopelargi genome contains a region encoding:
- a CDS encoding nitric-oxide reductase large subunit: MNTTPEVADRSKPVLSMSKAWVQGVALVMLLGFFVMGFLAYRTYDASMPLPKKIVAEKTGDTLITQEQITHGQEIFQARGLQQYGSVLGHGAYLGADYTAEYLRMATDLAAEEFAKAELPQGTDAHDAVVEEFRTNRYNEDTGVLEWTDNQIKAFEQAQQYYLDYFGTNSFDHGLPKDFITNKEDIRDLTAFFGWTAWAAAAERPGLDYSYTNNWPAEPRVENGPTADIVVWSVLSLIALIGGTGLIFAIYGRWSKQIGWHSEEQLNLDFKQPGEVGLTKSQKVVAWFFFVIVLLFLIQSFLGAAVQHYRAEITGFFGLPLQEILPYNVARTWHLQLSLLWTAGGLLAAGLFLAPFIAKKEPKKQGVLAWILLGAIAFVVFGSMAFEWLSAFGKVPEGSLFSQQWEYLDLPRFFQILLTAGMFIWIAMIFRSLHGRLKGEHKSNMPWLFFFSGLTIPGFYAVGMLAGSDTHISVAEFWRFWVVHLWVEDFLELFTTIMVAYVFVLLGVIRERIALGIIYLDIILYSVGGVIGTMHHLYFSGTPVEHMALGAFFSAAEVVPLTLLTVEAWTFLQLGSRQRASGDRPFPHRWAVLFLVAVGFWNFLGAGVFGFLVNLPVVSYYQIGTALTANHAHGAMMGVYGFMAIGLGVFALRYLLPKRYWNDKLMGLSFWLLNIGLLWMVVISLLPLGIVQLYHSVGEGYVEARSLGYLTQPGNAILEWLRLPGDVLFLAGIFPLLWMGFKGLLHNKEIPTVDTQPDNALYSVISLDDAPDTNTPAHSQVGLVSGGHGRVDRRAEDEPRGGVEK; encoded by the coding sequence ATGAACACCACCCCTGAGGTCGCCGACCGCAGCAAACCAGTGCTCAGCATGAGCAAAGCATGGGTGCAAGGTGTCGCCTTGGTCATGCTTCTTGGCTTCTTTGTCATGGGCTTCTTGGCGTACCGCACCTACGACGCCTCCATGCCGCTGCCTAAAAAAATCGTTGCCGAAAAAACCGGCGATACGCTAATCACCCAAGAACAAATCACCCACGGGCAGGAAATCTTCCAGGCCCGCGGCCTGCAACAATACGGATCAGTGCTCGGCCACGGCGCATACTTGGGCGCCGATTACACCGCCGAATACCTGCGCATGGCCACTGATCTTGCAGCAGAAGAATTTGCAAAAGCAGAACTGCCCCAAGGCACCGATGCCCACGATGCAGTGGTAGAAGAATTCCGAACCAACCGCTACAACGAAGACACCGGCGTACTTGAGTGGACCGATAACCAGATCAAAGCCTTCGAGCAAGCACAGCAGTATTACCTGGACTACTTCGGTACCAACTCCTTCGATCACGGCCTGCCCAAAGACTTCATCACCAACAAAGAAGACATCCGTGACCTCACGGCATTCTTTGGCTGGACCGCGTGGGCTGCCGCAGCAGAACGCCCCGGCCTGGATTACTCCTACACCAATAACTGGCCAGCAGAACCCCGCGTAGAAAACGGCCCCACTGCCGACATCGTGGTGTGGTCAGTGCTTTCCCTCATCGCACTGATCGGCGGCACCGGATTAATCTTCGCCATCTACGGGCGCTGGTCTAAGCAAATCGGCTGGCATTCAGAAGAACAGCTCAACCTCGACTTCAAACAACCAGGAGAAGTAGGCCTTACTAAATCTCAAAAAGTAGTGGCCTGGTTCTTCTTCGTTATCGTGCTGCTGTTTTTGATCCAATCCTTCCTCGGCGCCGCAGTGCAGCACTACCGCGCAGAAATCACCGGCTTCTTCGGATTACCACTGCAAGAAATCCTGCCCTATAACGTCGCCCGCACCTGGCACCTCCAGCTCTCCTTACTCTGGACCGCCGGCGGTCTGCTCGCAGCAGGGCTATTCCTCGCACCATTTATTGCCAAGAAAGAACCCAAGAAACAAGGCGTGCTCGCCTGGATCCTGCTGGGGGCTATCGCCTTCGTGGTGTTCGGCTCCATGGCATTTGAGTGGCTCTCCGCATTTGGCAAAGTGCCCGAAGGCTCGCTGTTCTCCCAGCAATGGGAATACTTAGATCTGCCGCGCTTCTTCCAGATCCTGCTCACCGCAGGCATGTTCATCTGGATCGCAATGATCTTCCGCTCCCTACACGGGCGCCTCAAAGGCGAGCACAAGTCCAATATGCCCTGGCTCTTCTTCTTCTCTGGCCTGACCATCCCCGGCTTCTACGCCGTAGGCATGCTCGCCGGCTCCGATACCCACATCTCCGTTGCCGAATTCTGGCGCTTCTGGGTCGTGCACCTCTGGGTTGAAGACTTCTTAGAGCTCTTCACCACCATCATGGTGGCCTATGTCTTCGTGCTGCTCGGCGTGATCCGCGAGCGCATCGCCCTGGGCATCATCTACCTCGACATCATCTTGTATTCCGTGGGCGGCGTTATCGGCACCATGCACCACCTCTACTTCTCGGGCACGCCCGTGGAGCACATGGCCTTAGGCGCCTTCTTCTCAGCCGCAGAAGTCGTGCCACTGACTCTGCTCACCGTAGAAGCATGGACCTTCCTGCAACTGGGTTCGCGCCAGCGCGCCTCCGGCGATCGCCCCTTCCCGCACCGCTGGGCTGTGCTGTTCCTCGTGGCCGTTGGCTTCTGGAACTTCCTCGGCGCCGGTGTGTTCGGCTTCTTGGTCAACCTCCCCGTCGTCTCCTACTACCAAATCGGCACCGCGCTGACGGCCAACCACGCACACGGCGCCATGATGGGCGTGTACGGATTCATGGCCATCGGCCTTGGAGTATTTGCCCTGCGCTACCTGCTGCCCAAGCGCTATTGGAACGACAAGCTCATGGGCTTAAGCTTCTGGCTGCTCAACATTGGTTTGTTGTGGATGGTGGTGATTTCGCTGCTGCCACTGGGCATTGTCCAGCTCTACCACTCCGTGGGCGAAGGCTATGTGGAGGCCCGCTCCCTGGGCTATCTCACCCAACCTGGCAACGCCATCCTCGAATGGCTGCGCCTGCCCGGCGATGTGCTCTTCCTCGCCGGCATCTTCCCCCTGCTGTGGATGGGCTTCAAAGGCCTGCTGCACAACAAAGAAATCCCCACCGTGGATACCCAACCCGATAACGCCCTCTACTCCGTCATTTCGCTTGACGACGCCCCCGACACCAACACCCCAGCACACTCACAGGTGGGTCTGGTCTCAGGCGGGCACGGCCGCGTTGATCGGCGCGCTGAAGATGAGCCACGCGGGGGCGTCGAAAAGTGA
- a CDS encoding SpaH/EbpB family LPXTG-anchored major pilin: MRTLTKLFAMIAAGLLALMGMSVASAQPSSLIDASRTGTLIIHKSAGDPLTQYGDPTNPNADLSRDPIAGIDFQIQRINDIDLSNNEDWQKLASTDISDYYADGSRTNVLGEPIVATTGEDGAATFSDLPLGAYLVSESPTSAGRKNLSVAAPFVVTVPMTNPENQKEWLYTVEVNAKDQTLTANKATSKTCAAHGDEVKFAISALLPAPDRQGRINRAEIADPLAAEFTYLDGTSEAVVGTTTLTSDDYRIVVNNNVVNFQLSKSGLEKAAEQRLGNPEAVLTWSFKVKVTGTNIAPGTRIENRGYFLAEGYPAFDAAQHPGVPTNRVRVRIGNCEPTSSEIPTPVPDPGTTPTTPVVPGDGSDGTIGGSGSSGSGSSGSSSRGGGLASTGANVIWAAVIGSGLMILGFYLIARRKRS, from the coding sequence TTGCGCACCCTCACCAAGCTCTTCGCGATGATCGCCGCCGGTCTCCTCGCCCTCATGGGCATGAGCGTTGCTTCCGCGCAGCCTTCTTCGCTTATCGACGCCTCCCGCACCGGCACCCTCATCATTCACAAATCCGCCGGCGACCCCCTCACCCAATACGGCGATCCCACCAACCCCAACGCAGATCTCAGCCGTGACCCAATCGCAGGCATCGACTTCCAAATCCAGCGGATTAACGATATCGACCTGAGCAACAACGAAGATTGGCAAAAACTGGCCAGCACCGACATCAGCGACTACTACGCCGATGGCTCGCGCACCAACGTCCTCGGTGAGCCCATCGTGGCCACCACAGGCGAAGACGGCGCCGCCACCTTTAGCGATCTGCCGCTTGGCGCCTACCTGGTCAGCGAATCGCCCACCTCCGCCGGGCGCAAAAACTTAAGCGTGGCCGCACCCTTCGTGGTGACCGTGCCCATGACCAACCCGGAGAACCAAAAAGAATGGCTCTACACCGTTGAGGTGAACGCCAAAGACCAAACGCTCACGGCAAACAAAGCCACCAGCAAAACCTGCGCCGCCCACGGCGACGAAGTGAAGTTCGCTATCTCCGCGCTGCTGCCCGCACCCGACCGCCAAGGCCGCATCAACCGCGCCGAGATCGCCGACCCACTCGCTGCCGAATTCACCTACCTTGACGGCACCTCAGAAGCCGTAGTCGGCACAACCACCCTCACTTCCGATGATTACCGCATCGTAGTGAACAACAACGTGGTCAATTTCCAACTGAGCAAATCAGGCCTAGAAAAAGCCGCCGAGCAGCGCCTTGGCAACCCAGAGGCCGTGCTCACCTGGAGCTTCAAGGTGAAAGTGACCGGCACCAATATCGCCCCCGGCACCCGCATTGAAAACCGCGGCTACTTCCTCGCAGAGGGCTACCCAGCATTCGATGCAGCCCAACACCCCGGCGTTCCCACCAACCGCGTGCGCGTGCGCATCGGCAACTGCGAACCCACCAGCAGCGAAATCCCCACCCCCGTGCCAGACCCAGGCACCACACCAACCACCCCCGTAGTCCCCGGTGATGGCTCCGATGGCACCATCGGCGGCTCCGGCTCCAGCGGCTCCGGCAGCTCCGGTAGCAGCTCCCGTGGCGGCGGCCTCGCCTCCACCGGTGCCAACGTGATCTGGGCAGCGGTGATTGGTTCTGGGCTGATGATCCTTGGCTTCTACTTGATCGCCCGCCGCAAGCGCTCCTAG
- the gluQRS gene encoding tRNA glutamyl-Q(34) synthetase GluQRS has translation MNIHAGRYAPSPSGDLHFGNLRTALLAWLYARSSGRDFHMRVEDIDTQRSSAESAQRQLEDLALIGLDWDSLTFQHERFALYEQALAKLDTYECYCSRKDIQHAASAPHAIPGHYPGTCRDLTEAQREQRRAELAQQGRVPAIRLRATRSTQPVDDYFLGRIEGEVDDMILRRGGQQPDWAYNLAVVVDDGAQGIDQVVRGDDLVSSAGRQAYLATLLGIAVPEYIHVPLVLNQQGKRLAKRDGAVTLRQMMQQGATAADVVEELGASLNLQGRSAGELLEQFEPDQVPRQPYRWEK, from the coding sequence ATGAATATCCACGCGGGCCGCTATGCACCTTCGCCCAGCGGAGATCTCCACTTTGGTAATCTCCGCACCGCCTTGTTGGCCTGGCTGTATGCCAGAAGCTCGGGGCGCGACTTTCACATGCGCGTAGAAGATATTGATACGCAGCGCTCTTCAGCCGAATCCGCACAGCGCCAATTAGAAGATTTGGCGCTAATCGGCCTGGATTGGGATTCCTTGACGTTCCAGCACGAGCGCTTTGCTTTGTATGAGCAAGCCTTAGCAAAGCTCGATACGTATGAGTGCTACTGCTCGCGCAAAGATATCCAGCACGCGGCCTCTGCCCCGCACGCCATTCCCGGCCACTACCCAGGTACCTGCCGTGATTTGACCGAGGCGCAGCGTGAGCAGCGTCGCGCGGAGCTGGCTCAGCAGGGCAGGGTGCCTGCGATTCGTTTGCGGGCAACGCGTTCCACGCAGCCTGTTGATGATTACTTCCTAGGCCGCATCGAGGGCGAGGTAGACGATATGATTCTGCGCCGCGGCGGCCAGCAGCCGGATTGGGCTTATAACTTGGCCGTGGTGGTAGACGATGGCGCCCAGGGCATTGATCAGGTGGTGCGTGGAGATGACCTGGTATCTTCTGCAGGCCGCCAGGCCTATTTGGCTACGTTGCTCGGCATTGCTGTGCCCGAATATATCCATGTGCCTTTGGTGTTAAACCAGCAGGGCAAGCGTCTAGCTAAGCGCGATGGTGCGGTGACGCTGCGGCAGATGATGCAGCAGGGCGCTACAGCAGCAGATGTGGTGGAAGAACTCGGGGCATCGCTCAACCTTCAAGGGCGTAGCGCGGGTGAATTACTGGAACAATTCGAGCCCGATCAGGTGCCCAGGCAGCCCTATCGTTGGGAGAAGTAG
- a CDS encoding queuosine precursor transporter, with protein sequence MTTQPAYVPVQKSYYPVLVALFVAIYLISNITSTKGITLGPLVTDGAFFLFPAAYVIGDVLSECYGFKAARRAIWTGFFTTILAVIAFYIAIWLPAADFYEHQEQFALVLGLVPRIVLASLCGYAIGQLLNAWALTAMKKRTGERSLWQRLIGSTIVGEFGDTLVFCLIAAPVIGITTTADTINYVVVGFIWKTLVEVLVMPITYAVIAWVKKHENYVPASSN encoded by the coding sequence GTGACAACTCAACCCGCCTACGTCCCCGTGCAAAAAAGCTACTACCCGGTGCTCGTGGCCCTCTTTGTGGCCATCTACTTAATTTCCAACATCACCAGCACCAAGGGCATTACCTTAGGCCCACTCGTCACCGACGGCGCCTTCTTCCTCTTCCCCGCCGCCTACGTCATCGGCGATGTACTGAGCGAATGCTATGGCTTTAAAGCCGCACGCCGAGCCATCTGGACGGGCTTTTTCACCACCATCTTGGCTGTAATCGCCTTCTACATCGCCATCTGGCTACCAGCAGCAGACTTCTACGAGCACCAAGAACAATTCGCCCTCGTGCTCGGGCTCGTGCCACGCATCGTGCTGGCCTCGCTCTGTGGCTACGCCATCGGGCAGCTACTCAACGCATGGGCACTCACCGCCATGAAAAAGCGCACCGGCGAGCGATCGCTCTGGCAGCGCCTGATCGGCTCAACCATTGTGGGCGAATTTGGCGATACGCTCGTGTTCTGCCTCATCGCAGCACCCGTCATCGGCATCACCACCACAGCAGACACCATCAACTATGTCGTGGTGGGCTTTATCTGGAAAACGCTCGTAGAAGTGCTCGTTATGCCCATTACTTATGCCGTGATTGCCTGGGTGAAAAAGCACGAGAACTACGTGCCGGCGAGCAGCAACTAA
- a CDS encoding class C sortase, with product MTTASLERHEGGKHTNERSMLQRIMPLIIVLIGFAIVMYPVMGTWVRNVTQTKQAEAYTSRINDETTEEERAASLASAEEWNRNHAQGPVLDPWLARVDESNLEYQEYLKELDLDDVMGRIIIPKIDSDLPIYHGTDEKTLGKGIGHLYGSSLPVGGEGSHSVLTGHTGLPNATLWDRLVDLDKGDSFTVYVAGRVMKYEIGERRVVLPTETNNLRPVEGEDLVTLITCTPYGVNSHRLVLTAHRVPIDDEEAREILNQKHNPWQWWMILALILSLAVLIAGIAWTVRGIKRSKAQEEVE from the coding sequence GTGACAACTGCGTCGCTTGAACGCCACGAAGGTGGCAAGCACACCAATGAGCGCTCCATGCTTCAGCGCATCATGCCGCTGATCATTGTGCTCATCGGCTTTGCCATCGTGATGTACCCCGTGATGGGCACGTGGGTTCGGAACGTGACGCAGACGAAGCAGGCCGAGGCCTACACCTCGCGCATTAACGATGAAACCACCGAGGAAGAGCGAGCAGCTTCGCTGGCCTCCGCAGAAGAGTGGAACCGCAACCACGCCCAAGGGCCGGTGCTGGACCCCTGGCTTGCGCGTGTGGATGAATCGAACCTCGAATACCAGGAGTACCTCAAGGAACTCGATCTTGACGATGTAATGGGGCGCATTATCATCCCCAAGATTGACTCCGACTTGCCCATTTACCACGGCACCGACGAAAAGACGCTGGGTAAAGGCATCGGACACCTCTACGGCTCCTCCCTGCCCGTTGGTGGCGAAGGCAGCCACTCGGTACTCACCGGCCACACCGGCCTGCCCAACGCAACACTGTGGGACCGCCTAGTCGACCTAGACAAGGGCGATAGCTTCACCGTGTATGTGGCTGGCCGCGTAATGAAGTACGAGATTGGCGAGCGCCGCGTGGTGCTGCCCACCGAAACCAATAACTTGCGCCCGGTTGAAGGCGAAGACCTGGTCACGCTCATTACCTGTACCCCCTATGGCGTGAACTCGCACCGCCTTGTGCTCACCGCACACCGCGTGCCCATCGACGATGAAGAAGCACGCGAAATCCTCAACCAGAAACATAACCCCTGGCAGTGGTGGATGATCCTCGCGCTCATCTTGTCCCTCGCAGTGCTGATCGCCGGCATTGCATGGACGGTGCGCGGCATCAAACGCTCCAAAGCCCAAGAAGAGGTGGAGTAA
- a CDS encoding SpaH/EbpB family LPXTG-anchored major pilin, with the protein MTTLKHRWAAALAAGAIAVTGAGASVTLAPAPAYAQQTANPTGITNESGNLHIHKFANNQGVAQGDGSKIDDTGNLGEPLPGAVFKVTKVDGVDLKTNDGWEKAARIQRGEEDANLTQPGVTKTTNSSGVADFDGLSIGLYKVEETSAPSGYESAADANAFYVTLPITDPKAKNAWLYDVHVYPKNKKQENVISKTVNDNDATTNGSKIQYTVDGKLPSATELEKVELTDLYPSDRLSDPRATRVTIGDDIEVVDGVDYNLNIETPGQAKVVFTPQGLAKLDKLSGEARKVQAQFEFTVADPDSQTELGPIKNRAMINAKGKDSEAPDPDPEDPTDPNVTPDEESPETYYGNVEVTKVGDDEAKLSGVKFDLYRCDDKDSLVGEPVKRDITTGGEGKVTIKSLHVNDWVNGEKNPTNPSGYCLVETQAAEGYALLAEPYYFEVLRDSADNVALTSKTVKNVKNNGGFQLPLTGGTGVTMLLIIGGLIMAGGALYMVRNNRRENKA; encoded by the coding sequence ATGACTACTCTCAAGCACCGCTGGGCAGCAGCCCTGGCTGCAGGCGCAATCGCTGTTACCGGCGCTGGCGCTTCCGTGACCCTCGCACCTGCTCCTGCATACGCACAGCAGACCGCTAACCCCACCGGAATCACCAACGAATCCGGTAACCTGCATATTCACAAGTTTGCCAACAACCAAGGGGTAGCCCAGGGGGACGGATCGAAGATTGATGATACGGGTAACCTTGGCGAACCACTTCCTGGTGCTGTATTCAAGGTGACCAAGGTCGATGGCGTCGATTTGAAGACCAATGATGGTTGGGAGAAGGCAGCGCGAATTCAGCGCGGAGAAGAAGACGCAAATCTCACGCAACCAGGTGTAACGAAGACCACTAATAGCAGTGGCGTCGCCGATTTCGACGGTCTATCGATCGGTCTGTACAAGGTGGAAGAAACCTCTGCACCTTCCGGTTACGAATCAGCAGCAGATGCTAACGCTTTCTATGTGACCCTTCCGATCACTGATCCCAAGGCAAAGAATGCTTGGCTCTACGACGTTCATGTCTACCCCAAGAACAAGAAGCAGGAAAATGTCATTTCGAAGACCGTGAATGACAACGACGCGACTACCAACGGTAGCAAGATTCAGTACACCGTAGATGGTAAGCTTCCGTCTGCGACCGAGCTGGAAAAGGTTGAGCTTACCGACCTCTATCCTTCCGATCGCCTGTCGGATCCGAGGGCTACTCGGGTAACGATCGGTGATGATATTGAGGTAGTCGACGGCGTAGACTATAACCTGAACATCGAGACACCGGGCCAGGCAAAGGTCGTATTCACCCCCCAGGGTTTGGCTAAGCTCGACAAGCTTAGTGGCGAAGCCCGCAAGGTACAGGCTCAGTTCGAATTCACGGTTGCTGATCCTGACAGCCAGACCGAGCTTGGCCCGATCAAGAACCGCGCAATGATCAACGCAAAGGGTAAGGACTCTGAAGCTCCGGATCCCGACCCAGAGGATCCCACCGATCCTAACGTAACTCCGGACGAAGAGTCTCCAGAGACTTACTACGGCAACGTTGAGGTAACCAAGGTTGGTGACGACGAGGCCAAACTAAGCGGTGTGAAATTCGATCTTTATCGTTGCGATGATAAGGATTCGCTCGTCGGCGAGCCCGTGAAGCGGGACATCACCACCGGCGGCGAGGGCAAAGTCACCATCAAGTCCCTGCACGTCAACGACTGGGTAAATGGTGAGAAGAACCCCACCAATCCCTCCGGCTACTGCCTCGTGGAGACCCAGGCTGCTGAAGGCTACGCTCTGCTGGCTGAGCCCTACTACTTCGAGGTTTTGCGTGACAGTGCCGACAACGTTGCTTTGACCTCCAAGACGGTTAAGAACGTCAAGAACAACGGTGGCTTCCAGCTTCCGCTTACCGGTGGTACCGGTGTGACCATGCTGCTGATCATCGGTGGCCTGATCATGGCTGGTGGCGCACTGTACATGGTGCGTAACAACCGCCGCGAGAACAAGGCCTAA
- a CDS encoding SPFH domain-containing protein yields the protein MSALVFWPIMAGILIAILVVLLSYSIKVIKQYERGVAFRFGHVKPLMEPGLHFLIPGVDKLERVDQRVVTLTIPPQEIITKDNVSVRVNAVVMFEVLDSLKAVLEVENYAVATSQIAQTTLRSLLGRADLDDLLAHREELNEDLRKIINGQTTRWGVETRIVEIKDVEIPEAMQRALAREAEAERERRAKVISAHGELQSSVELRQAAEELQKAPAALQLRYLQTVLELGADQNSTIVFPLPIDIMQGFMDKATQMGIPLPKITGKQPESE from the coding sequence ATGAGCGCACTCGTATTCTGGCCAATCATGGCCGGCATCCTCATCGCCATCCTGGTGGTACTGCTTTCCTACTCCATCAAAGTGATCAAACAATACGAACGCGGCGTCGCATTTCGCTTCGGACACGTCAAACCACTCATGGAACCAGGACTGCACTTCCTCATCCCCGGCGTGGACAAGCTCGAAAGAGTAGACCAGCGCGTAGTCACCCTCACCATCCCGCCACAGGAGATCATCACCAAAGACAATGTCTCCGTGCGCGTGAACGCCGTAGTGATGTTCGAAGTGCTCGACTCACTCAAGGCGGTGCTAGAGGTAGAAAACTACGCAGTAGCCACCTCACAGATCGCACAAACGACGCTGCGCTCCCTCCTCGGCCGCGCCGACCTTGACGACCTCCTCGCACACCGCGAAGAACTCAACGAAGACCTGCGCAAAATCATCAACGGCCAAACCACCCGCTGGGGCGTAGAAACCCGCATCGTGGAAATCAAAGACGTAGAAATCCCCGAAGCAATGCAACGCGCCCTCGCCCGCGAAGCCGAAGCCGAACGCGAACGCCGCGCCAAAGTGATCTCCGCACACGGCGAACTCCAATCCTCCGTGGAACTACGCCAAGCCGCCGAAGAACTACAAAAAGCACCAGCCGCACTCCAACTGCGCTACCTACAAACAGTGCTCGAACTCGGCGCCGACCAGAACTCCACCATCGTGTTCCCGCTGCCCATCGACATCATGCAAGGCTTCATGGACAAAGCCACACAAATGGGCATCCCCCTGCCCAAAATCACCGGCAAACAACCCGAAAGTGAATAG